From a single Theropithecus gelada isolate Dixy chromosome 10, Tgel_1.0, whole genome shotgun sequence genomic region:
- the REM1 gene encoding GTP-binding protein REM 1 — MTLNTGQEAKTPLHRRASTPLPLSPRGRQPGLLSTAPSTQSQHPRLGQSASLNPPTQKPSPAPDDWSSESSDSEGSWEALYRVVLLGDPGVGKTSLASLFAGKQERDLHEQLGEDVYERTLTVDGEDTTLVVVDTWEAEKLDKRWSQESCLQGGSAYVIVYSIADRGSFESASELRIQLRRTHQADHVPIILVGNKADLARCREVSVEEGRACAVVFDCKFIETSATLQHNVAELFEGVVRQLRLRRRDSAAEEPPAPRRPASLAQRARRFLARLTARSARRRALKARSKSCHNLAVL, encoded by the exons ATGACACTCAACACCGGACAGGAAGCAAAGACGCCTCTGCACCGGCGAGCCAGCACCCCACTGCCCCTGTCCCCACGGGGCCGCCAGCCTGGCCTCCTGAGCACAGCGCCTTCCACTCAATCCCAGCATCCCCGGCTGGGTCAGTCGGCCTCCCTCAACCCTCCCACCCAGAAACCTTCACCTGCCCCAGATGACTGGTCTTCTGAATCCAGCGACTCTGAAGGCTCCTGGGAGGCCCTCTACCGTGTGGTGCTACTTGGAGATCCTGGAGTGgggaagaccagcctggccagcctctTTGCAGGGAAGCAAGAGAGGGACCTCCATGAACAGCTGGGAG AAGATGTATATGAGAGGACCCTCACGGTGGATGGAGAAGACACCACGCTGGTGGTCGTGGACACCTGGGAGGCCGAGAAACTG GATAAAAGATGGAGCCAGGAGTCATGCCTGCAGGGCGGCAGTGCCTATGTCATCGTATACTCCATCGCAGACCGAGGCAGCTTTGAGAGTGCCTCTGAGCTCCGCATCCAGCTGCGGCGCACACATCAGGCAGACCATGTGCCCATCATCCTCGTGGGCAACAAGGCGGACTTGGCCCGCTGCCGAGAAGTCTCTGTGGAAG AGGGCCGCGCCTGCGCTGTGGTGTTCGACTGTAAATTCATCGAGACCTCCGCCACGCTGCAGCACAATGTGGCTGAGCTCTTCGAGGGCGTGGTGCGCCAACTGCGCTTGCGCCGCCGGGACAGTGCGGCCGAGGAGCCCCCAGCACCCCGACGGCCGGCCAGCCTAGCCCAGCGCGCTCGTCGCTTCCTAGCACGTCTGACAGCCCGCAGCGCACGCCGCCGGGCACTCAAGGCCCGCTCCAAGTCCTGCCACAATCTGGCCGTGCTCTGA